The region AGCAGCATCTCTATCACGTAGCTCCGCAGCGCAGTGGCGCTGATGGGAGTGTTGCCCATGGTTTCAACGGCGAGGGCAGCCATACAGCAGGCCAAAGCAGCAGTTGGCATCATTGCCTGCCCACTGGCGAGTCCGGTGGCGAACAGTGCCAACAGCGAATCTCCAGCGCCTGCTACATCCAAGGGATTTACAGACAGGGCTGGGAAGGCTTGGCTTCTAAGTAGACCATCGGGCTCACGGTCGTAGGCAATGAACCCTTCAGACCCAAGCTTCATCACGAGCCGCTCACTCTCCGTGATCTGCAACAGGCGCTGATTTAGTTTCTCGAGGCCGCTGTCTTTGTCTTGCAGGGCGAGTCGTGCCTCCCTTTCATTGGGGCAGAGCAGTGAGAAGTTTTTGAAGCGGGTGACGTTGCCTACCTGGCTGCTGCACTGGAGATCCCCGAACAGCAGCAAGTTGTGCTCTTTTGCAAGCTGATGCACAACTTCCAAAATCCGAGGTGTGACCACGCCATAGACGAAGTCCGAAACGACGATCCCCTGAGCAAGTGGCGCCAGCGATTGCAGCTGAGCAATCACTTGATCTTCCACTTCGGCATCCAGGTTGTGCTCTTCAAGACGGCTGACGCGGAACAATTTTTGGTTTTCCACCACGTACCGCTTTTTGAATGTGGTCGGACGTGTGGGGTCACTGCTCAGACTATCACCAATGCCTTGAACGGCCAGTTCCTGACGCACAAGTTCAGCCGTGCTGTCG is a window of Synechococcus sp. A15-24 DNA encoding:
- a CDS encoding PfkB family carbohydrate kinase, whose amino-acid sequence is MPTQFLRLEDVAAWQGCVLAYGHFNTIHPGHIRYLRHARGLGEQMVVALIGDTNTSFTFQQQERAEALNMLGIADALLLLKADELDEAINALKPEVVVLGNEFKNNTQIQATLDQQRQQGGAVQFHAGEIHYATADLLSGSERDLRQQRRSLFQAACRRQGIERDQLLNAIKSWRSTRLIVLGDTIVDQYAACEAIGMSAEAPVVVVRELEHKNFIGGAAVVAAHITALGARCDFISVVGVDSTAELVRQELAVQGIGDSLSSDPTRPTTFKKRYVVENQKLFRVSRLEEHNLDAEVEDQVIAQLQSLAPLAQGIVVSDFVYGVVTPRILEVVHQLAKEHNLLLFGDLQCSSQVGNVTRFKNFSLLCPNEREARLALQDKDSGLEKLNQRLLQITESERLVMKLGSEGFIAYDREPDGLLRSQAFPALSVNPLDVAGAGDSLLALFATGLASGQAMMPTAALACCMAALAVETMGNTPISATALRSYVIEMLLP